In the genome of Candidatus Pristimantibacillus lignocellulolyticus, the window GTAGCCGCATTTTTCGTATTAATTACACGAACGTTCTTCCAAACAACGATTCCAGCTGCAATCTTAGAATCAGCTAATATCGATGGTGCAGGTGAGATGAGAATATTTTTCAAAATTGTATTGCCATTGTCTTTGCCTGTACTAGCGACCGTAGCATTATTCCAAACGTTAACATATTGGAATGATTGGTTTCTAAGTCTGGTGTTCATAACGAAGGAAGACAATATATCGATACAATATTTGATGTATAAGACGATGTTGAATATTCAATATTTATCTACGAACAGTACGGCAGCTTCTGCAATTCAGGCTGCGGGTGGTACGTTCAAATTCCCAAGTGAAAGTGTTAGGATGGCAATGGTTATTATCGGAATAGGACCTATCATCTTTGCTTATCCGTTCTTCCAGAAATATTTCGTAAAAGGTTTAACGGTTGGCGCAGTTAAAGGTTAAGCAATCTAACGTAGATTGCTACAAGGTAGCTTAAACAGCAGACTTTAATAACGATGCTTTGCCTCGAATTTACTCGACGTTACTTTCATTACAATTATGATCAGCTATATCCAGCTTTGCTGGTTAGCATATAAAAAAATTTTGGGAGGTCGCAATAATGAGAAAAAGCAAAAAAACTGCTTCACTGTTAGTGGTTATGATTTTGGCAATATCCTTACTTGTTACAGCATGTGGTGGCAATAATAAGCCTGCACCATCGAATACTCCAGGTAACAACACTGACCCTACACCAACTCCGGTAGTTGATACTCCGAAAGAAGAAGATTTGAAACCAGTAAAATTAACTGTAGTATATCCTGGCCCTACTCAAAAGGATGAAAAGCTAATTGAGGAAGAATTAAACAAGTTGCTTACTGCAAAAATCAATGCAACAATTGATCTTACTCCAGTAGATTGGGGTCCATGGGATGATACAATCAACCTTATGATCGCTTCTCGTGAAAAAGTTGATGTTCTGTTTACTGCACAATGGAATGGTCATGCAAGTAACGTTGGTAAAGGTGCATTCCTTCCACTTAACGATCTAATTGCACAGTATGGTAAAGGTATAACTGATTCTCAAGATCCTGCATTCTTAGAAGGTGCAAAAATCGATGGTAAAAACTACGGTGTTCCTACAACGAAAGAGCTAGCAGGAGCAGGTGGTATTGTCTACAATAAAGAAGTTGCTGATGAGTTAGGAATCGATATGACAGCGGTAAAAACAATTCAAGACCTTGACGCTGTATATGCTGTAGTAAAAGAAAAAAGACCTGACCTAATTCCACTTTATATCTCTTCAACAGACAATACGTTTAACGCTCACTTCTTTGGTAACTATGATTTCCTAGGTGATGCTACGATTCCTGGTGCTATCTTCAAAGATGGTACTGATACTAAAGTAGCTCCAATCGAAGAATCAGCTCGTTATCTAGAAACAGTAAAAACTACTCGTGATTTCTTCAACAAAGGTTACATCAATGCTGACTCGGCAACAAGCAAAGTATCTTCAGCTGATGCTTGGAAAGCTGGACTTGTATTCTCATCCATCGAGTCATTAAAACCTGGTAAAGCTGAAGAAGTTGCAGGACCTGCTGGTCTTAGCGGTAAACTTGACCAAATTCAATTAACAAACAAAACAATTGCTACATCTGAAACTGCTGGTTCTATGTTAGGTATTCCAACAGCTTCAGAAAATCCAGAGCGTGCAATGATGTTCATTAACCTACTGCACTCTGACAAAGAGATTAATAACCTTATTAACTTTGGTATCAAAGATATTCACTACACGCTTAATGGAGAGATTATGTCAAAAACTGACCGTACTGGTGACTATAGTCCAGGTCATGGTTGGATGTTCGGTAACCAATTCTTGAATTACCTATGGGATTCTGAAGATCCAGAGAAATGGGCTAAATTCGAAGAATTCAATACAGGAGCAGTTGTATCACCAGGTCTAGGATTTGTATTTGATAGTTCGCCTGTTAAGAGCGAAGTTGGAGCTCTTGCGAATGTTATTAAACAATATCAAGTTGCTATCGATCGTGGTGCAGTAGATGTTGATACTGTCCTTCCAGAATATATTGCAGCACTTAAAGCAGCTGGTCTTGATACAGTTGTTGCTGAGAAACAAAAACAATTTGATGCATTCCTTGCTAACAAATAAAGAAATGAACGTAGCAGCTCCAATAGTGAAAACTATTGGAGCTGTTTTTTATGTACTTATAATAAAATGGTTAAAATTAAAACTATTGCGTTTTTATTCCAAAGATATAAAATGAATGTATATATTGGAGTGGGGAAGCGGGGAATGTCTTTATGTTACTTACGTTTCGTCGATTAGCAATTGTGAACATAATTATTACACTTTCTATTACTTTAGTAGGTTGTTCCCTATTTAATAAAAATGCTCCAGCTAATCATGAAAGCGATTTAATAGAGAGAGATTCAGTTGAGGATTTCATCGTAGATGGTAATGGTTATACATTGAAGCTTGTGTATATAGGTACTCCTCAAGTTGATGAGAAATTAATAGAAGATGAAATTAATAAGTATTTATTGAAAGTATTGAATGCAAATATTGATCTCATGGTACTGGATTGGGGATCATGGGATAACAAACAAAATATTATGATTGCATCACGTGAGGAACTTGATATCATATTTACTTCACAATGGAGCAAGCATTCTATGAATGTATCTCGAGGAGCATTCTTACCTTTGAATGACTTACTTAAACAGTATGGTCAAGGGATTATCGAAAACCTTAATCCAACTTTATTAAAAGGATCACAAATAGAAGGGATCAACTATGGTGTACCAACAAATAAAGAATTCGCTGCTCAAGGTGGAGTCATTTATCGTAAAGATATTGCCCATCAGCTTAGTTTAGATATGAGTAAAGTTCATAGTCTGCGAGATTTAGATGAGGTATACGCTATAATTAAAGAAAAGATGCCATCCGTAACTCCATTGTTTGTAAAGCACGGTGAAAATCTCAATTCACATTATATGGTGAATTACGATGGTTTAGGTGATACATCAATTCCAGGCTATATACTAAAAGATAGAAACTCTACGATAGTTAAGCCACTGTATGAGATTGATCGTTACATTGAAAACTTATATTTAGCTAGAGATTTTTTTCAGAAAGACTATACAAATAAGGATGCTGCGACTACACAGATGATGGTTAATGATGCACTATCATCCAATGAGTATTTCTCTATAGTGACGCCAATTAAACCAGGTAAAGCAGATGAATTAGGTGCGCAAACAGGATTATCAGGTAAGTTGGCCCAGATTGAGTTAAATCAAAAATCACTAGCAACTTCAGAGACGGCAGGTTCAATGCTTGCTATATCATCGACGACTAGCCATCCTGAACTGGCTATGGCCTTTATAAATTTATTACATACAGATGTATATTTGAACAACCTCATTAATTTTGGTATTGAAGGTGTTCATTATGAGAAGATTTCAGATAATGTTATACAACAGACTGAGTTAACTGCACGTTACAGTCCAGGATCTAACTGGATGTTAGGAAACCAATTTATCAATTATTTATGGGATACGGAAGACCCCGATAAATGGGAACAATTCAATGAATTTAATGAAGGGGCTGTGCAATCTCCAGGTCTTGGCTTTATATTTGATGGTGAGTCGGTTCGCTCTGAAGTGGCAGCAGTCGTTAATGTAGATAAGCAATATGTCGTGGCCTTAGAGTCTGGTTCAGTTGATCCTGCTGTTGTCTTGCCGGAGTATATTGAAAAGTTGAAAAGTGCAGGAATTGATAAAATCATTGCTGCAAAGCAAGAGCAGTTTGATGCTTTTTTAATGAAGCAGGGCAGATTAACCTCCGAAGACGGTGGTTCTGATACTACGGAAGTTATTGAACCTTAATTAGCTTTCATAATTAATGTAACCTAAGGGTTGAGTGAACATATAATTGTTCACTCAACCCTTTAATCATAGGCTAAAATAGCTACTCGGGCCTCAAGATGATAACTCTCCCCGTCTATAGTCTAGTATAAATACCGTCATAGGTCTGTTTTGAACTTTGCAGAAACCATCTATACTAAGTACATAAGCAAGAGAGCAACGCAAGACGCTGAACGAAAGAATAGAAAGAGGTGACTGTAAGGGATGAATAGCAAATCATTGCTAGGTATTATCTGTATCGTAATTGGTGGTATACTCGCACTAAAGTTTTTCAACATACTTCTAGGTCCGATCATCGCATTTTTGCTTCCATTCATTTTAATCGCATGTGGCGTTATTGGACTTAAGAATGGAAAGAAAATTATCGGTAGCTTGTTCTTAATAATCGGTTTTGTAATGTTACTTGGCGAACTAGGATCTATCCTTACCTTAGTATTAGCGATTGTATTAATCGTTGGTGGTATATCAGTTATTAAAGGGAAGTTTGGTTCACGTTACTAGAAGCTACATTATAATGACACAAAAAGTTTTAGGAGGTTAGAGGATGGGATTTGTTAAACGTATTCGCGACATTACAATGGCAACATTGAATGATCGACTTGAAAAAGCAGAAGATCCAGTGAAATTAATAGATCAGTTTCTATGGTCAACCCGCGATGAGATTATTCAGGCAGAACGTCTTCACCATCAATACTTAAATCACTCGCATCAATTGAAGTCACAATGGTTAAATGCAGAGCAACAAATTGAACGTAAAGAATATCAAGCGATGATAGCTTTGAAAGCTGGAGAGGAAATGATCGCAAGATCAGCGCTTTCCGAAAAAACAATGCTTGTTGAAAGTGCAAATTCCTACCGTGGACTATACGAGCAAAGTAGCGGTTCTTTACTTGAGCTAGAAGATCAACTTAGAGAGTTACGTCAAGAGTATCAGCTTGTATACGATAAACGCAGCTATTATGTATCACGTATGGAATCGCTTCGCTTACAACAAAGAATGAATGAGCGAATGAGCTTCAACAATAGTAATAACCCCGCTGAAGTGATGCGCAAAATGGATTCACGCTTGAATGAGATGGAAAATGAATCTCAAAGTTTGCGAGAAGTTCGTAAAAACAATGGCGGTATTTATGGAGATCCAACTGTTGCAAGCCGTCAAAGTCTCGCAGTTGACCGTGAGATGGAACAGCTTAAGAAAAAATTAAATGGGGAAGGATGGTCCTTGTGAAAAAACTATACCGCTCCAGAACGAATAAGATGCTTTCGGGAGTCTGTGGTGGACTATCTGAACTAACTAATATAGACGCAACCTTGTATCGTATTCTGCTAGTGGTACTTACGATATTAAGTAGTGGAATGCTAGTTCTAGTCTATATCATTGTAAGTATGATCGTCCCAAAAACACCGAATATTTATAATCCGTATGGTCCAACTAATGGTCACCATAACAATCCGTATGGATATCAAAATCCGATGAACGGTCATGATCCAATGAACCAACGTCCATCTTATAATCCGAATTGGAACTCAGCTAGACCAACAGACAACAATGCTTATCAAGCGCCTCCACAAAACAATGATCAGATGATGGCTGATCTTGAAAAAAAAGCATTACGTCGTGAAATAGAAGAATTGAAAACAAAATTATCTCGAATCGAGAAGGGAGAATAATATTATGAGTATTTTCAAAAGAATGAAAGATATGACAAAGGCAAATGTGAATGACTGGTTGGATAAATTAGAGGATCCTGTTGTAATGATTAATCAATATCTGCGTGACATGGAGGCTGAAATTCACCAAGCTGAGGTTACCGTAGCGAAACAAATGGCAGGCGAACGCAATATGCAACAACGTCTTGATGACAGCATTCGCAACTCTACTGATCGTGAATCTAAGGCAGAAGCTGCTCTTCGTGCAAATCAAGAAGAGTTAGCAAGAAAATTACTTGAAGAGAAAATCTATTTCGATCAAAAAATTGTAGAATATACTGAACTACATGCTAATGCGAAGCAACAAGCTGAAGCACTTATGCATCAATTGCACGAAATGAAAGATGAATTCTATCAATTGCGTAATAAACGTAATGAACTTGCATCAAGAGCACAGCTTGCAAAGGCTCAAAAAACAATGAGTTCAATTTCTTCAAATCATACGCTTGAAAATGGAACTGCTTCTCGTGGTTTCCAACGTATGGAAGAAAAAATTATGATGATGGAAGCAGAAGCTGATGTGCAACGTTCATCTTATGGCTACAGCTCAACAAGATCAGCAGCAACACCTACTCAAGCACCACTTACAGCTGCTGACATTGAGCGTCAAATGAAAGTGGAAGAGCAAATTCAAGCAATGAAGAATAAACTTAATCCTGTTGAGTAATCGTATATCACTATAGAATACAAGAAAAGCGGGCCGATTTTCGGTCTGCTCTTTCTTGCATAATGACGTTATGAGAGTGAGGAGCTTCGTGAAAAATTCGGAAGAGTTACCTAACGAAGAAAAAAAAATAAGGTCTAGAGTACTGCTTGAGACATTTATATGGTTATTGATCATTGGAAGCTTCTTGTTAATTATTATGCAAGGAGCAGGAATTCTTCATATTATGAGGTTACAAGGGACATGGTCGATTATCGGTTTAGGCCTACTAGGAGTAGGGCTTGCTGGTTCGGCTGCCTATCAATATTTTATTAATTCTCGATTAAAGGCTTCGATGCGGAAAATACTTGCACAACGCAAGAGCTATTCACCAATAACGTTGATTGGCAGCGAAGATCAAGATACTGGTGTTGAGCAGACAGAAGAAGATTCTCTAAGGGAAGAGCAGGTACGTTTCACTGCAGTCATTGAGGAACGTCAACGACTAGCTAGAGAGTTACATGATGCTGTAAGTCAGCAACTTTTCGCAATATCTATGACTGCTACAGCAGTTAGTAGAACAATTGAACGTGATTGGGAACGTGCAAAGCGACAAGTACAGCTTATTGAAGAGATGGCATCTGTGGCACAATCAGAGATGAGAGCGTTACTTCTTCATTTGCGTCCAGTCCATTTGGATGGTAAAAGTTTAGGGTTAGCATTGACAGCTTTAGTTAATGAGTTGCAACAAAAAATCCCTATGGAAATTGAATTAGTTGTCGATACAACTATCGTTATGCGTGTCGAGATCGAAGATCATCTATTTCGGATTGCTCAAGAAGCGTTATCGAACGCATTACGCCATTCTAAAGCAGAATATATGCTTGTGAAGCTGTATAAGCTTGATCATGATGTACATATGATTATTCAAGATAAAGGTGTAGGGTTCGAGATGGGAACTCGAAAACAAGGCTCCTACGGTCTGCTAACAATGGAAGAGAGAGTTATTGAGCTAGGCGGTCAATTCCGACTTTCTTCAGATGTTGGTGAAGGAACTACCGTATTTGTATCGATACCTTATGAGCCTCCGATCGTTACGAATGTAAGCAAAGGTTAGGAAGGGGTTAATGTATGGATAGACCGATTTCGGTATTATTAGTAGATGATCATGAAATGGTTAGAATAGGATTGGCTGCAGTATTAGATACAGAAGATGGAATTGAAGTCGTGGGTGAAGCTAGTAATGGCTACGATGGAATTCGAATGGCTACAAGCTATCGTCCTGATATTATATTAATGGATCTTGTGATGGAACCTATTGATGGGGTAGAGACGACAAGACAAATACTTGAAGTGCATCCCGATTGTAAAGTAATTGTGCTTACAAGCTTTATTGATGATAGTAAGCTATATCCGGTAATTGAAGCGGGAGCATTTAGTTATTTATTGAAAACATCGAGAGCAACGGAAATAGCAGATGCGATTCGTGCTGCAGCTAGAGGCCAATCGGTAATCGAGGCTCAAGTTGCAGCAAAAATGATGAATCGTCTACGTCAGCCAAAGAGTGAACAGAAGCAACAATTACATGATCTGTTGACTGAACGTGAGATGGATGTATTGAAAAGTGTAGCAAGAGGGTTGTCGAACCAAGAGATTGCTGACGAATTATTTATTGGGGTTAAGACAGTAAAGTTCCATATTACGAACATATTTAACAAATTAGAAGTAGAAGATCGCACTCAAGCAGCTATCTATGCTCATAAGCACGGAGTAGCTGAATAAATAATTGCTCTAATCGAATCACGCAATATTAATTATCGTAGAACGGTAGTTGATATTGCGTGATTTTTTGTGCTCTTATTCTGTCGAGGAACACGAAGAATTGTTACCTATTGGCATCATCGCTACAACGACAACATTAATGCTGTCGAATAGCTCCAAAGCCGCACGGTATAGCGGAATTTGCTTCAGAAATGTCGCACGAAAGTGGCCAAAGTTATGCAGGACATCGAAAGTTTTAAGCGTATTACTATAACTTACAAAGTTAAAAGAAAGTAAGACAGGACGCGAGCAAGCTTGCCTGTCAGTCCGAAGCAAAGCTCTAGAAGTAGGTTTAAAGGTAGTGAGGTTTTAAGGTAATAAGACAGGACGCGAGCAAGCTCGCCTGTCAGTCCGAAGCAAAGCTCAAGAAGAAGGTTTAAGGTAGTAAGGTTTTAAGGTAGTAAGGCAGCAGCGAGGGACTCGCCTGTCAGCACCCAGAAGATGACATGAAGCTAGTGCAATGAAGCGCAGAACGTACGTAGTTGGTACGTGAGCACTGGAATAAACGATGAATGCCATATTCGCAGTCGAATAAGCGACGAAGCAAGACATCGTGATCACAGGCGAGTCGGGGGGATAATGATGGTATATATGATGGCACCGAAGTCTAAACCACAAAAACAATCTCGGTGGAAGTTGATTTTAACAGTAACCATTGTAGTTGTATTAATGTTGTTTGCTTGGATGCAAGAAAAATCAACGGCTCAACAAACCAACCTACAGGCTGAGTTATCTGATTTATCGTTACTATGGAAATGGAGCGATGAGCTACTATTAGATGGTGCTACTGAAGGTGAATGGAATTTACGTTGGGATACATCATTATCTCAGGCAAGTTTTCAACAACTAACTGAGCAATTTTTCAAGGGGAATAAAGGTGAGCCTCTTCCAAAAAACATTAGACATAATGGAGCAACGATTGATGGACTTGGAGCATTACAAGGAAGTCATTTGCAATTAAGTCTAATTGAGCAGGCAAATGATATTAATACTTCAATAATTTTATTGCGAATTGAGCAAGGTAATATAGATAGATTAGAAAGCATGAAATCATATGTTCACCAATTGCATACTCTAATTACTGTTCAAGATCCTCAAGCACAATTAAGTATGAAAGTTTTTGGCACAGCTAAAAATGATGAGAGTTTAAAAACATTACAAAACCTGTCGATTAGTAAAATTGTGGAGCAGTATGAGGATACAGGAACAAAAAGTAGTACATTATTTACAAATAGTGTCCAAACATCTAGATGGGTTAATAATGGGAAAATGGCTAATTTACAATTATCAGAACACCACAGTAGTATAGACAATGAAGTAACAATTACTTTAGCAATTCCGCTTATTAGTGGGGAATTCGGTGAAATTATGGTCGAAAATTAAACTAATTAGAAGTACTTAACATGTTTATTAGTAATTTTTATGCAAACTTCATGGCGAATTGAGGATGAATATGCTAAACTACATTACATGTAAATATGTATAAATATTATAAAGAAAGAATGAGACAAATGACCTACAATACTTCAATTGAATCCGTTTCACCAGAAGGTGCTATCTACTATTTGTTTGGTGCAACTGGAGATTTGGCGCGACGTAAGCTATTCCCGGCATTGTTCAGTTTATATAAAGAAGGAAAATTGTCGGAAAACTTTGCAGTTGTTGGCTTAGCTCGTCGTCCACGTACTAATGAGCAGTTTCGCTCAGATCTATATGATTCCATCAATGAATTCTGTCGATATAAAGCTGATGATCTAAATATGTGGAATCGATTTGCAGAACATTTCGTATATATGTCTCTTGATATAAACGATGTGGAAGGCTTTAAAGCTTTAGATGCTCTTTCTTCTGAACTTGATGAACAATTCGATATACCTGGTAATCGTTTGTTCTATCTAGCATTAGCACCGTCGTTGTTTGGACCTGTGTCATTCAATATGCGTGATGGTGGTATGTTACAATCTAAAGGTTGGCATCGTCTAGTTATCGAAAAACCTTTTGGTTATGATCTACCGTCTGCACAAGAGTTGAACAAGCAATTGAACCAAGTGTTCAAGGAAGAAGAAATATTCCGTATTGACCACTATCTTGGTAAAGAAATGGTTCAAAATATTCAAGTGCTACGTTTCTCTAACTCATTCTTTGAGCCACTTTGGAATAATAAACATATTGCGAATGTACAGATAACTCTATCTGAAACGGTTGGAGTAGAAGATCGTGGTGGATACTATGATAAATCAGGTGCATTGCGTGATATGGGGCAAAACCATATGCTTCAAATGTTGTCCATGATTGCTATGGAACCGCCTAGTCGTCTTGTAGGTGAAGATGTTCGCGATGAGAAAGTAAAAGTACTACGCTCATTACGTAACTATACATCAAGCGATGATGTTCGTAATAATGTTATTCGTGGTCAATATTCAGCAGGTAAATTTGGTGACAAAGCGTTGCTAGGTTACCGTGAAGAGGATTCGGTTGATGATAGTTCTACAACTGAAACGTATTTCTCTGCAAAAGTAATGATCGATAACTTCCGTTGGGCAGGCGTTCCATTCTACATCCGTACAGGTAAACGTCTACCAGTTAAAACAACAGAAGTTGTAATTGAATTCAAACCCGTTGCAAATAACATACTATTTGGTACAAAGCATAATCTTGCACCAAACTTATTAGTTATTCGTGTTAACCCAATGGAAGGCATTTATATTAAACTAAATGCTAAGAAACCGGGGTCTGACAATGAAGTTCAGCCAGTAAATATGGAATTCTGCCAAAGCTGCTTAGTAGGTATTAATACACCAGAAGCGTACGAGCGTCTAATTAATGATGCTGCACATGGTGATTCTACGTACTTTACGCGCTGGGATGAAGTCTCACATGCATGGTCATTTGTTGATAAAATCGCTCAAGCTTGGCGTGAAGAATCTAGTGATCTACAATTCTATCCTGCAGGCTCTTGGGGTCCAACAGCTTCGGATGATTTGTTAGCCAAAGATAATTTCCACTGGTGGCCGGTAAATGGTCAAGATGAAGATAATGTTATTTGGATTACAAATAGCCGATAATAGAAGTTCGCCTTTATTGAAATAAGAAGAAGTCAGTTACTCCTGTACTACGAGTAATGAAGGGAAGGCAAGTATGAGTCTAAGTAAAGAAATAATACAAGAAGTTGACAAGCGACGCACATTTGCTATTATCGCCCATCCCGATGCAGGTAAGACAACATTAACAGAGAAGCTCCTCCTATTCGGAGGAGCCATTCGTCTTGCCGGGTCTGTTAAGGCTCGTAAGGCTAGTCGTCATGCTACATCAGACTGGATGGAAATTGAGAAGCAACGTGGTATCTCTGTTACATCTTCCGTTATGCAATTTGATTATTTGGGACATCGAGTTAACATATTGGATACACCTGGTCACCAAGATTTCTCTGAAGATACGTATCGTACGCTAACAGCTGCTGATAGTGCAGTAATGCTTATTGACGTAGCTAAAGGTGTCGAGGCACAGACTATTAAGTTGTTCCAAGTATGTCGTCAACGCGGTATTCCGATTTTTACGTTTATTAATAAATTAGACCGTGAAGGTAAATCTCCGTTCGATCTAATGGAAGAACTAGAGCAAGTGCTTGGTATTCGTTCCGTACCGATGAACTGGCCAATTGGTTCTGGTCGTGAGCTTTGTGGTGTGTATGATCGTATGAAAAACCAAGTTGAGCTATTCCAAGGGAAAGATCACAATACGATCGAAGTGAAAAAAGTCGATGATTATAACGATCCAATCATTCGCGAGATGGCTGGTGATTTTCTAACAGATCAATTGATATCTGATCTTGAACTATTAGATGTTGCTGGCGATGCTTTCGATTATGACAAAGTTCGTTCTGGTGAATTGACGCCAATCTTCTTCGGTAGTGCGGTTAATAATTTTGGTGTACAAACTTTCCTTGATAACTTCTTGGAACTTGCACCAAAACCAGGCCCGAAACTAAGTGAAGAAGGTCCAGTTGAACCCTCTGATGAGAAGTTCAGTGGATATGTGTTCAAAATTCAAGCGAATATGAATCCTGCTCACCGAGATCGTATTGCTTTCTTACGTATTTGTTCTGGTCGTTTCGAGCGTGGAATGTCAGTTAAACATGTACGTAATGGTAAGACGATTAAGCTTGCCCAACCACAGCAGTTTCTTGCTCAAGATCGTGATATTGTTGACGTTGCTTATCCAGGTGATATTATCGGTTTGTTCGATCCGGGTATTTTCCGTATTGGAGATTCTTTATCACAAGGTAAAGATATTGTATTTAATGAATTACCAACATTCTCACCAGAAATTTTTGCTAAAGTTACTGTGAAAAATGCCTTAAAACAAAAGCAGTATCAAAAAGGTATTGATCAATTAACTGAAGAGGGTACAATTCAAGTATTCTATTCCGTAGGTAGTTTTAGTGAAACGATTCTTGGGGTAGTTGGTCAATTGCAATTTGAAGTATTCCAACATCGAATGTTAGCTGAATATGGAGTCGAACTTCAACTTCATCGTATGACGTTCCAGTTTGCACGTTGGATTATTGATGAGAAAATTGATCCAAGTAAATTCCGTATCAATTCTACACTCGTTAAAGATAAGAAAGGCAATTATGTTGCTCTATTCGAAAATGAGTATGCGATGCGTACGGCTGTTGATAAAAATCCAAATACAAAATTTTTAGAGATCGCTCCTTAGAGCGATCTTTTTTTATAGCGAATATGTGGTAACTTGTAAAGATAAAAGACATTTTAATGTTATAGAAACGATTGACAAGAAAACGATTACATGAAATAATGAACGCGTGTACATTATGGATATTTTTTTATCATTCGCATAAATAGAAGTAATGAAAAGTTGTTGAGTATGCTTTCGAAGTACTTTTCATATGCGAGGTAGTAATAGTAAGAAGTGATGAAAAGTAGTAGTATATGCTTTCGAATTACTTTTCATTTCAGTGAAGTAGAATCAAGAAGTGATGAAAAGTTGGAGGAGGTTAATGAATGAGTAGGAAGGATGTTGCTAAGCTAGCAGGAGTATCGGAGGCGACCGTTTCACGCGTAATGAATAATGTAAGTCCAATTAAGCAAGAAACGCGTGATAAGGTCATGAAAGCAGCCGAACAGCTTGGCTATGAACTGAATGCGTTAGCTCAGCAACTAGCCCGTCAAAAAAGTGGGAATATTGGAGTGGTATTACCTTACGTTCCTAAAGTG includes:
- a CDS encoding peptide chain release factor 3; translation: MSLSKEIIQEVDKRRTFAIIAHPDAGKTTLTEKLLLFGGAIRLAGSVKARKASRHATSDWMEIEKQRGISVTSSVMQFDYLGHRVNILDTPGHQDFSEDTYRTLTAADSAVMLIDVAKGVEAQTIKLFQVCRQRGIPIFTFINKLDREGKSPFDLMEELEQVLGIRSVPMNWPIGSGRELCGVYDRMKNQVELFQGKDHNTIEVKKVDDYNDPIIREMAGDFLTDQLISDLELLDVAGDAFDYDKVRSGELTPIFFGSAVNNFGVQTFLDNFLELAPKPGPKLSEEGPVEPSDEKFSGYVFKIQANMNPAHRDRIAFLRICSGRFERGMSVKHVRNGKTIKLAQPQQFLAQDRDIVDVAYPGDIIGLFDPGIFRIGDSLSQGKDIVFNELPTFSPEIFAKVTVKNALKQKQYQKGIDQLTEEGTIQVFYSVGSFSETILGVVGQLQFEVFQHRMLAEYGVELQLHRMTFQFARWIIDEKIDPSKFRINSTLVKDKKGNYVALFENEYAMRTAVDKNPNTKFLEIAP
- a CDS encoding YwmB family TATA-box binding protein, with the translated sequence MVYMMAPKSKPQKQSRWKLILTVTIVVVLMLFAWMQEKSTAQQTNLQAELSDLSLLWKWSDELLLDGATEGEWNLRWDTSLSQASFQQLTEQFFKGNKGEPLPKNIRHNGATIDGLGALQGSHLQLSLIEQANDINTSIILLRIEQGNIDRLESMKSYVHQLHTLITVQDPQAQLSMKVFGTAKNDESLKTLQNLSISKIVEQYEDTGTKSSTLFTNSVQTSRWVNNGKMANLQLSEHHSSIDNEVTITLAIPLISGEFGEIMVEN
- the zwf gene encoding glucose-6-phosphate dehydrogenase, with the translated sequence MTYNTSIESVSPEGAIYYLFGATGDLARRKLFPALFSLYKEGKLSENFAVVGLARRPRTNEQFRSDLYDSINEFCRYKADDLNMWNRFAEHFVYMSLDINDVEGFKALDALSSELDEQFDIPGNRLFYLALAPSLFGPVSFNMRDGGMLQSKGWHRLVIEKPFGYDLPSAQELNKQLNQVFKEEEIFRIDHYLGKEMVQNIQVLRFSNSFFEPLWNNKHIANVQITLSETVGVEDRGGYYDKSGALRDMGQNHMLQMLSMIAMEPPSRLVGEDVRDEKVKVLRSLRNYTSSDDVRNNVIRGQYSAGKFGDKALLGYREEDSVDDSSTTETYFSAKVMIDNFRWAGVPFYIRTGKRLPVKTTEVVIEFKPVANNILFGTKHNLAPNLLVIRVNPMEGIYIKLNAKKPGSDNEVQPVNMEFCQSCLVGINTPEAYERLINDAAHGDSTYFTRWDEVSHAWSFVDKIAQAWREESSDLQFYPAGSWGPTASDDLLAKDNFHWWPVNGQDEDNVIWITNSR